Sequence from the Atribacterota bacterium genome:
GTTAAAAGAATTTCAAATTAAAGGTATCGCCCATATTACCGGAGGCGGTTTCCTTGATAATATTCCCCGTATCCTGCCCGGAGATGTTGCTGTTCGCATATTTCAAAGTAATTGGCCTATCCCACCTATTTTTAAATTAATTCAGGAGAAGGGGAAGATTGCTATTTCAGAAATGTTCCATACTTTTAATATGGGTATAGGAATGGTCATAGTAGTAGCTCCAGAAGATCAGAAAGCTATATTGAATAGATTACATCAACTACAAGAGTCAGCATATATTATAGGTATGGTAATAAAGAAGACCAAAAAGGACATGGCAATCTATATAACTTGAAATTAAGGATTTAATAATCGTTAATATAATTCACCTATTAAAGGAACTTTTACTTATCTACTTCCTTTAGAGTATTGTCCATATTAAGTTAAAAATAAAAAGCA
This genomic interval carries:
- a CDS encoding AIR synthase-related protein, with amino-acid sequence LKEFQIKGIAHITGGGFLDNIPRILPGDVAVRIFQSNWPIPPIFKLIQEKGKIAISEMFHTFNMGIGMVIVVAPEDQKAILNRLHQLQESAYIIGMVIKKTKKDMAIYIT